The Solanum dulcamara chromosome 2, daSolDulc1.2, whole genome shotgun sequence region aagagcttcacaagaaatttgaagaatataatgAGAGAATATTTAAATTGTCCCGACTAGTCATAAACcgaaaaatcgaaccaaaccgacaataaccaaaccggtggttattattttacttggtttggttatggttttagacatttaaaaaccgattaaattgatttggttataattttaatcaataaccgatccaaatcgaaccatgaacaccctaTATGCAATACCAATTACCAAGTGTAAGGACTAGACTAAACATAACACATACTTATTATAGAACTCAATGaagtaaataaaaattcttTAATCCAGTACTATTTGGTTGATAGATAGATTCCTTACTAGATGAAACCATAATCACATTTTTTAAgacaaaataaagaaattagaTCTAGTTAGGTGTTAAACTACCCTTCCAAAAAGTTCATCTATTCTCAACCACTCAAACCAAAATAGTCACTTAGAATAATCTACATTAGTCCATACAACATAACTCATTCTTAATCAGAAGTCTCATATTCAAACTCTCCAGTGTATAGAGTCGTTGTTAGGGAGAGATTTATCCCTTAATGTGGAACTTTCCAGTGTGAATCTGAATTTAGTTGAATCTCAACACGAATAACGAACACCAGGTGGAAAaccgaaaaaaaaaaaagataactcAATGATCATAACCTATTTCAACTAAATAAGCTTTAATCCGTATGTAGTTATTAGTTAGGTAATCTAATCATAAGTTCACCTATAATATATAGttgtgtgtgtgtgagagagagaatatgtatatatgtccACTTTCTCATCTTTCTTCTCATAATTAATAATACAGTTATGGCAAAGCCTCTTCTAATTTTTGTAGTTTTGATTCTAATTAGTCTAATTATATGTTCAAGTTCAGCTACTAACTACATTGTGGGTGATAGTTCTGGCTGGGATATTAGTACTGATCTTGATACATGGTTAGTAGGAAAGAAATTCAAGATTGGAGATCTACTCAGTAAGTATCATCGATCGTACTATTTCAATATCAGTTTAAGTTATACATactaacaatttttttaaaaatctatacTATCAACACAATTCAATCGATCATATATAATAGGTTATCACACTATTTTAGGTTATCTTATATCAAGCTTGATAGTTGATACAAAGATTTACTTGTTTTTGTAGGTCAACTTAACTTGATAGCGTAAAAGTTCTTgtaaaaattaagataaaaaataCCTTTCCACTCTACGAAATGTCTTAGTTTTAGGATCATTCTTACCAAGTAAATCATCTCGTGTTTGCCCTTGACAATAACGGAACTCCAACATGAAGTATAATGAAGGTAATTTTAGATCATAATCAAAAGTAGAGGGCAAATTTggacctttttttaaaaagcatTCCGCCACGTGGAATCCGTCCAACCCACATTGGAGCTTCATTAAAGTCAAGTGCAAATACGAGACGATTTGCTAACAGCAAGGATATGAATaaccttaaaaataataatatctcTTATACTAGAAAGTAAATTTCAAACTCCCTTTTTTTATCGGTGTACATAACATAAACTCTTTCATCATCTGTCGATATCAAAAATCTCGTTCAATCTTAATTTCATCGattatacttttttatttttgcagtGTTCCAATATTCATCGTTCCATAGTGTGTCCGAGTTAACGAGGGAGAATTTCGTGGGGTGCAACACGAGCAACGTGCTCGATTCGAGTAAAAATGGCAACACAACCTTCTCATTGGCAAAGGCAGGGGACAGATACTTTGTTTGTGGTAATAGGCTACATTGTCTTGGAGGAATGAAACTTCATGTAAATGTAGAAAACGCAAATGTTACAGCAGTATCCCCTGCTGCTGCACCACCAGAGAAAGGGCCCTCTTTTTCCCCTTCTTCAAAGAGCAAAAATCCATCAGTTGTTCCTAATTTTGCTTTGTCTGATATTCATGTTGGATTGGATTCTATGGTACTTGTAATTCTTGGCTTTTTGTTCTTAACATTTTCACTTATGTAAACTAGAGgatttttcataatcaaaataGATTATTTGTTTGTATATCGGCTCTTCTGGCAAGTCTTGTTATCCCTATGGTCGTCTATCTCTCGAGTTGGAACAAATTACTATGATTCATCCCCCTGCTTATGTTACGTATTAGTCAATATTTTTCACAAATTTTACGCACGGATGCTCAAAAATCCCTCAGTTTTTCCTAGTTTTGCATTTTCCAATTATGTTGGATTGGATTATCTAGTCCTTGCAACTCTTGCCTTTTTGTCCTTGGGATAAACTTTGAGGATTTTCACTTTTGAATTGTGTACTTTAACTTGTgcatttatttgggttttacTCATGTGCATATGATATATTCATGTTTCATGTCAAAACAGATTCTTTATTCGTACATCCGCTTCTCTAGAAAGTCTGATTGTTCATGTCGTTGTTTAGGTCTCAAATTGGAACAAATTACTATAACCCATCCCCACCTAAGAATTAGTCGacattttccaaaaattttACGAATGAAAGctcttattttcatattttttcattCCTCACCTCAAATATGATGCAGAAAATGTTAGTAAAGCCATTTTCAGGTAAAGCAAGTGACCAAATCTAACTAATGAACCAAAGGGTGCAACTATGTTGACTACACCTAAATTCATATCCACTTAACCTACCAATTAAGAATCTGGATCAGTCGAGCTAGTCGAAGTTAATTGGTCTAACCAATATAGATTCACACCAAATAGATCCCATCAAGGGGGTAAAGTACTCCCTACCCAGAAGTATCTATTCACAAGTTTCGAATCTGAGACCTCTAGTAAAAAGGAGGAGAAATCTAATCATCCCACCACACCTCTTGATGGTTGGCTCCTTCCATATCACTCAATCACCCTGTTTATTTTGCCTTTTCCAGTAAAGCAAATATAAAGAATGTAAACGTAAGAACTGGTCAACAGAAAAAGGCATGAAAAATATCGAGTGGTATTATTAAGCTTGTCGAATCCTAACATGTCGGATCAACAAAATCTGGCGATTCGAATCACCTATCTTACAACTGCAGGCTAGGTAAGCAAATATACACCAATTATGGATACAAACTACAGTTCAAGTAACTGTTGCTTATGATTATGGTCCCTCTATCTCTATGTATACTGCTGTCTCTAAAAGAATCAAGAACTCCCCAATCAGAGATTAAACCACAGGATTGAGCCATTACACATACACCCCCACGCCAGTAGAAACGGGCTACTAGCAGTACACGTACAATTATCCGACTCTTGTACTGTTGTCATCAAACGAACCTTGTTGAGTTCCAGTATGAATACCCTGAACTGGATTTACTTTCCCCTTGTATCTGGAGCAGAAGCATTGTCCTAGCATTGGATCCTCCACCATTATCAACAAATGAATGAGGTTCCTATACCAGATTTCGTGTCAAAAAATCATTAACAGCGAGACTGGCATCTCCATGTGCCACAGCATCTTCAGGTTCTGGCATATAGAGAGTTGACACAGAGGCCTGCACATTTAGGAACACATGAACTGTCATCGTATAGCATTTCATGGAAGAAAACAAAAGGAGTGCACAAAGTTTGGACCAAGTTAAGGTGCTAATATAACATCCCCTAATCATAACAGATCTACATAAACAGTTTCTAAATAATCATTGAGAAGCGTGATTCTTTGTGCACTCCATGAGTGAAACCATTTATACCTGATTGGGAGTGCACAAAATTTGGACCAAGTTAAGGTGGCTAATATAACATCCCCCGATCATATCAGATCTACATTTTAATATGAGGCCAACATCATAACATCCCCTTTACCCTCGATGTGGGACtcttcacacacacacacacacctcAGGCCCAGGGCTAGACATCTGGAGCATGGGCAATTTTAATATGGGGCTCAACATCGGATGAATTGGAATGTGTCCTGCTCTAGTATCATGTTAAATGGAACTTGgacctaactcaaccccaaaagttAGCTCACGAGGGAGGATTGCCCAAGACCATCGGAAGAGACCAAGGATCCCTTACTGTAACTCAAAAACATACATTTTGTGCTCTTGGTTCATAATCTAGGTATTTACTTTATAGTAATCCAAttatttacctttcctttctaGTTCGCGTTGTAGTCtttattttgataattccaAGAATCTatttcatgttcaaaataacttCTTTGTGAGTCCTTTAATCGTTCATTGTTGTTTAATTCAATTATCACTGATTCACAACGTAAGTAGTCTTATTAAGCTCCTTGGAAATGGCTCAATTCTCGGACAACGCATACGATTTTCTCGAAAAAGctacatatataagttgaataCATATATAGTTCCTTCTTTCCTTAAAGAGTAATTGATTTGGTAATCAGATGTTGGAATATAGTCAATCTAATATGTGCTTGGAAGTATATTGTCATGTATTTAAAAAAGGACAAGAAATCAAACTGACCAACAAAAACTGAAGCGATGAAAAAACCAATTTAATTGGTTTGGCTTGATTCCAACATTTGAAAAAACGCTTAACTGGTTTGGATTCCTTTTAGAGGAAAACAGAACCATGAACACCACTACCAGGCACCGACATGGTTCGAGCTCGTGACATGTGCCGGATTGACTGCACGACCACGAGCTTACATCATTGAAAAGACTAGAAAGCTTTACAAATGTTTGATTGAGAGTTGACCAATTTGACAAGTATTAACAACGGGTAGACCAGCGTTAACTATGAGTTGACCAAGACTTGACCACCATTAGAGTTTCTAGGATGAATCTAGCATGGCTCCACACGGCCCACTAGCCTACGACTCCTTTGTTATCTTAGCACTAAGTACTTGGACTTGGGGCCAAGCCCATTGTTTAGCCAATAGTATAATTTTGAGTAATGCACGATTTTCACCTACGTTTGGATGATATGTTTGTGAGGCTATATATAGAGACCTTTTGGGTTCTCGAAGAACTCCTTGGGTTGCTATTGAACGTGTATCCTCCTCCTATAAATTTGATATCTTTGGGTCAATTGTTACATGATTGGGATGTAATTATTGTTATATACTAATTGTGGCCGAATTCTAACAATTTGATTCCTAGATCTTATCTATATATCTCTTCATCTTAgtctattcttattttctttgtgAATTTCCCTTGTTTGCTATTTCTTTCCGTTGTCACCTATCCACACATCCATACCATGCTACTTGTAGAGCGGTTGGCATTAAATACTTCTGCATAAATCAGGAGACAACACACCTTTGCATCAAACTGCATCTCCCCAGAATTATCAGAAGTGAGGCATGCACCATGGCCTTTCAGCCATTCCACACAATCTTCCACTCCATCTGTGTCCTCGCTTTCTTCAGTTGTCGATAAGACACTTGCGAAGCCTAGAACCTGGGCAATGTAGGTGACCGGAACAGTTGGGCGATTTGAACGAGACATACATCTAACAGCCGCATATCGCATTTTATCAGCATATCGATCTGCAGAGAATAAGTATAAATCATCAAATTTAGCTTAATAAATGCAATAGCTAAATATCAACCATTCAGAACAAAACACACCCATAAGACACATGTTAAGATTAGGAGCTGTCTTGTATAATCTGAAGAAGGCAACATAGTTTCCAGAGGACACAGCTGCTCGAACTGATAGAGCATGTTTAACAGCATTGTTCTGTCTAGCCTCTGCTGGTAATCTGGAAAAGGAAAATGCACAACAAAATAGTTTAACATTCCACGTTTGATAAGAGGGGGTTTTCCAGTATGTATTAACCATGTTTTAAGCATATTTTCTCAAGCTACCAGCACCCAGGTGTATGGAAATTGAAGCCAGATATACTATGAATTTGTCAAAAACAATGGATTAGACCATAGAAAGACTACAATTCACTTTCCCTCTGTGGCACTTCTGTTACCTTTTGCAATACAAAATAAGCTCCTTTGAACTATGGACTAAATTGTGACATTTGAGATTTCTATTCAACTTTAAACATAACTTGATgcccttttttctcttttctaggTCATTTGAAAGGCAACTTT contains the following coding sequences:
- the LOC129878666 gene encoding stellacyanin-like, whose protein sequence is MAKPLLIFVVLILISLIICSSSATNYIVGDSSGWDISTDLDTWLVGKKFKIGDLLMFQYSSFHSVSELTRENFVGCNTSNVLDSSKNGNTTFSLAKAGDRYFVCGNRLHCLGGMKLHVNVENANVTAVSPAAAPPEKGPSFSPSSKSKNPSVVPNFALSDIHVGLDSMVLVILGFLFLTFSLM